The DNA segment GAAATCGCTGGAGATAATAAGAGAAATACAAAAAGTGAACAAATAAGTATACTCATCCATATAACTGTCAATAATATGGATGAGGAGGTATTATATGGGCACGCTATATAAAATTTTTAGGGAGATATCAGCTACAAAAGAAGAAACAAATGATGAAAATGATGCTTTGATAGATGAAGTGAAAAACACCATGAGACAGTTAAAAGATGCGGAAATGTATTTTCAAAGTGTTACAGATCCTGACTTAATTGATCAAGCTATTTACAACATAGAGTCATTGAGAAAGAAGTATACTTATTTACTTAAAAAAGCTAAAGAAAACGGTGTGAATTTTGATAATTTCAATTCGCTTATATCATAATTTGTCCCCCTCTTAATATAATAATCATAGGATGTATTAAGGGGGAATTTTTATGAATTTAAGCATTGAATACAATATAATAATAGCATATGTAGTGGGACTTTTTTTATTATACATACTTGGGTGGTTATTGGTTG comes from the Thermoanaerobacterium sp. PSU-2 genome and includes:
- a CDS encoding DUF2508 family protein, yielding MGTLYKIFREISATKEETNDENDALIDEVKNTMRQLKDAEMYFQSVTDPDLIDQAIYNIESLRKKYTYLLKKAKENGVNFDNFNSLIS